The Bacteroidota bacterium genome includes the window CAGCTGCGCGGAATCGACCCGCCCGTGGCACATACAGGCGAAAAGCCTGAGCAAAGGCGGCTCCTATACGACGTGGTGCTTAATCAGGAAGGCCGTGAAGTCCCTTTCCCTACCACACCAGACACGCTCGTCGAAGCGGCCTATAGCGCGGCCTTTGGCGCGGCATATGGCATCGAACTCCCTGCCCCCCGACCTCTAGAGCCGACACAGCAGCCCTTCGCAAACTATGACCCGCCTCCCCTCGACTCGATGACGACGCGGCAGCGCCTCTTCGCGGCCCGTTTGAGCGAGGAGCCCAGGATGATCCTCACTATCACAGCAGACCGGCGGACTCCGATCGATTCGGTCTTCGCACTGATCAGTGATGCGCGTGTCGCAGGCATGCAGCGCTTTTTTCTTGCGGTTCGTAGGCCGTACAAATCTCCACGGATGACAACGCAGCCGTAAACTTCAGCGCGGAGCCTGACTCTACCGTTGCGGTTGCACTCGCTCCCTCTCTCGACCTTCTCACTTTGAACGTCCCCATGCTCGTCTACGACCGCTCTGGCTTCTCCTCCTTCATCGACGACGGGCAACAGAGCCGCCTGCGCGACCAAGCCCTCGCGGCGCACCAGACGACCCTCGACGGGAGCGGCGCGGGAAGCAACATGCTCGGCTGGCGCTCGATGCTCCGGCCCCCCAACGCGAACCTGATCGGGCGCATCCAGCGGCTCGCGACGGAGATCCGGGAGAAGGCCGACGTGCTCGTCTGCGTCGGGATCGGCGGGTCGTACCTCGGCGCGGAGGCCGTCAACCAAGCGCTCGGCACCTACTTCCCCACCGACGGCCCCGGAGTCATTTTCGCTGGGCACCACATCTCGCCCGAGTACCACCAGGAGTTGCTCGCCCACCTCCAGGGCAAGTCCGTCTATGTTAATGTGATCTCGAAGTCGGGCACCACGCTAGAGCCGATGCTGGCATTCCGCTTCCTGCGGCAGTTCATGGAGGACACCTTCCGCGACCACGCCAGCCGCATCATCGCCACAACGGACGCCTCGAAGGGCCAGCTTCGGATGCTCGCGGACCAGAAAGGCTACCGCACGTTCGTCATCCCCGACGACGTGGGCGGGCGCTTCTCGGTGCTCACGCCGGTGGGCCTCCTCCCTATCGCGGTGGCCGGGCATGACATCGCGGCGCTGATGGACGGGGCCGCGGCGCAACTCGTGGACCTCGCCAATGCCGAGGCGAACGAGGCCATCGCCTACGCGCTCGACCGGTACATCCTGCACGAAGCGGGCTACCGCACCGAGATCCTGGCGGTCTTCGAGCCGAAGCTGCGCGGCATCGGCGCGTGGTGGCAGCAGCTCTTCGGCGAGAGCGAGGGCAAGGAGCACAAAGGCCTCTTCCCGGTCAGCGTGCAATACTCGACCGACCTCCACTCGCTCGGGCAGTACGTCCAGGAGGGCCAGCGCACGCTCGTCGAGACGTTCCTCCTCGTCCAGAACCAGGACGCGACGCTGACCGTGCCGGAGATCGACGGCAACTTCGACAAGCTCAACTACCTCGCCGGGAAGGACTACAGCGCCGTCAACCGCGCGGCCTACGAGGGCACGCAGAAGGCCCACACCGACGGCGGCGTCCCAAACTGCACCGTCGCGATGAACCGCCTCGACGCGCGGCACCTCGGCGCGCTGCTGTACTTCTTCGAGCACGCCGTCTCGGTGAGCGGCTACCTGCTGAGCGTCAACCCGTTCAACCAGCCCGGCGTCGAGGCCTACAAGCAGGAGATGTTCCGTCGCCTCGGGCGCCCGTAGATCGGCTGGGCTTAACAGCGGCTCAAGCGATCGACTCGGGTGATCTGAGGCGCAGCGCGTTAGCGACGACGAAGACGCTGCTGACGGCCATGATCGCCACGGCGACGAGCGGGTGCAGCAGCCCGGCGACGGCGAGGCCGAGGCCGACGGCGTTGTAGCCGAATGTCCAGCCAAGATTCTGGCGGATGGTACGTCGGGTGCGGCGGCTGAGCGCGAGCAGGGCTGGTACGTTGCGGAGATCGGGGTTGTAGAGCACCCCGTCCGCCGCGTCGATGCTCACCTCGGCGCCAGAACCAACAGCCAGGCCTACGTTGGCTGCGGCGAGCGCCGCCGCGTCGTTCACGCCGTCGCCGACCATCAGGACGGCACCGTGCTCGCGCTGTAGAGATCGCAGGGCATCGAGCTTCGATTCGGGCGTGAGGCGAGCGTGGGTGACGACGTCCGCGCCGTCCTGCTCGCTCAGTCCTGCTGTGAACCGCCGCGCCGCCGCGCCGCTGTCGCCTGTCAGGACGGCGACGGGCAGGCCCTGTCCTTGCAGCGCGACGACGGCCTCCGCAGCGTGCGGCTGTGCCTCCTCCCGCAGCACGACCAGACCCACGACCGCGTCACCTTCCACGACGACGAGCGGTGCCCCGCCCTCGGCCTCCACGCGGGCAGCGTCGTCGTCCAGCGGATGCGCCGTCACGCCGAGCATTTCGAGCAGGCTCTCGTTTCCAATGCCAACTGGCTGCGGCCCAAACAGCGTCTCTACCGTACCGACGACTCCGACACCGGGGACGGTTCGCGCATCTGCGACTGAAGAAAGCGTCACACCCTGCGTCTCGGCATGCGCGAGGACCGGCGCGGCGAGCGGGTGCCGTACCGCAGCCTCCAGTCCGGCGGCAAGGCTGAGTACGGCTCCAGCGTCGAGTGGTGCGGGTTCGCCATTGCCCCCAGCAAACACGGGCTGTGCGACGAGAACCTCGACAGCGGCGGCATCCATCGCGCTGAGCGTGCCCGTCTTGTCGAAGGCAACGGCGCGCACGTCGGCGAGGTCGAGGAGGGCTTGGCCGGAGCCCAGCAGCACGCCGCGCCGGGCGGCCTCGCGGAGCGCCACCATGAGCGCGAGCGGCACGGCCAGCCCCAGCGCGCACGGGCACGCGATGAGCACCACACTCAGGCTCGCGTAGAGCGCCGCCTCGAAGCCGACAGCGACGAACCAGCCGCCGAACGTGGCGAGCGCGAACACGAGCACCGCCGGGATGAGCCACCGCATCGCCCGGTCGGTCTGCGCTACGACTGCTACGGGCTTCGCCAGCGCATCGCGAAGGAGCCGTTCCACCCGCGCGAGGCGGCGGTCTTCGGCGATGGCTGTCACGCGGAGCGTCAGCGCCCCGTCGAGCGGCGCGGCTCCGGCGTAAAGGCCGTCGCCAAGACTTCGGACGACCGGTTGTGCCTCGCCCGTCCACGTCTGCTCGCTGACGTAGGCTTGGCCCGCTGTCACCACCCCATCGACCGGGGCGACCTCCCCCGCACGCAGCCGCAGCGAGTCGCCGACGACAAACGCAGCGGCTTGTACCTCTTCAACGGTCCCGTCATCACGGACGCGGAGGAACGGGCCGCGGGGCACGTCGAGCAGGCCGCGCAGGACGCGCGTGGCTTCGTGTTTGGTTCGTGCCTCGAAGTAGCGCCCGAGCGTGTAGAGCACGAGCAGCATCGCGGCGGTTTCGAGGTAGACGGGGCCGCCGCCGCGCACGTACGACACGGCGCTCACCGCGACCGCACTCCCGACGCCGAGCACGAACAGCGTGTGGAGCGAAAGCTGCCCGCGCCGCAGGTCGCTCCACGCGGCGTTGACCAGCGGACCGCCGAGCAGCGCGAGGATCGGGGCAACCGCGGCCAGCAGCGCGATGTGTGCCGGACCGATACCGCTGTCGAGCGTGCGCAGCGCCGCAAAGCCGTAGCCGGTCGAGATGGCAAGGCTGAGCGCCATCGCGAACATCGCGGCGAGCGCGCCCGCTGCTACGCGCCACCGCAGCCGCCGCTGCGCCTCCGACTCCGCGAGCGCGGGGCTGTGCACGGCGTCGCTGCCGAGCACCTCATCCACCATCCGGCAGCCGTAGCAGCAGTAGGCCCGCGTGCCGTCCGCCGAGGCGACCGGAGCCGCCCCTACCGGCAAGCCACAGTGGTCGCAGGGGTTCATACCAGATCAGGCCACAACCCTTCGATCTTGTCATGCTGAACTTGATTCAGCATCTTAGCGATGGCCTGGAGCACCTCAGTCGTCAGAAATCCTGAAACGAGTTCAGGATGACGCCATCGTAACTCATCAACCGAACGTGGTCTCATCGGAGCGTGGGAGGATGGAAGTGTGGCAGCAGGTAGCCCCGTTGACTCAGCTCGGCAATCTCGTTGGCTGTTTGCTTTCGGACGCCTTCCACCCGCAAACCCACTCACAGTCACACGTCCAAGCATTCCAGCGCTCACTCCACCAGCACAGCGACGACGCTTGTGTCGGTCGCCGCAGGATTGGCGGCGGGGGCGACACCTTCGATCTGGGCATCGAAGAAGGGCTCCAACTCGGCGGCGTTCCATTGCGCGGTGCGGCCTGCGGTCTCGGTGCGAACGGCAGCCACTTCTTCGGGCGTGATCGGCGAGGCGCTGTTGCTCCAACTCGTCCGCTCGTGCGTCATGATCGCGGCGAGGTCGGCGTCGGAAAGCTGACCCCAGGCAGGCATATTGCCGTTGTACGTCTCGCCGCGCACGACCATCTCGCCGTTCATGCCATGCAGGAGAATGCGGATGATGACCGGCTTCGAGTCAGTCACCCAGCGCGCGCCGTCCACGGGGGGAAAGACGCCCGCCACGCCGCCGCCGTCGGCCTGGTGGCAGTTAGAGCAACGCGAGAGGTAGAGCGCCTCGCCGTCGGGCTCGACCGGAGCCGCCTCCTCCACCACAACGACGTCGCCTTGGCCCCAAGGCGACGTCGAGAAGTCGCCGATGTTGCGCCCGAGGTAGAAGATGGCGAAGGTAGTCACGCCGAAAACGACGAGCCACAGCCACATCGGCGGGGCCTCGCCCCCCTCGTCGGGGAGGTCGATCTCCCGGCGCAGCGGCGCGGGCGCGTCGGGGCCGAGCGGGACGTCCTGATCAGGCATGGCGTCGGTACGTGTGGGCGTGTACGGGTTCGTTGAGGCAGGCCTACTCGGCGTTGAGCGGTTCGACGCGAAGGGCCATCAGGTAGGCGTAGAGGTGCTCGACCTCCTCTTTCGCCACGACGACCTTGCCATCGGGCGGGGCGTACTCGGCGGGTAGTGGCACGATGCGCTGCGACGCGAGGACAGCGCCGGGCTCGACCACGTCAAAGTAGAACGGGTACGCGGGCATGACCGAACCGGGGCTGACGGCGCGCGGGTTGTAAAAGTGCGCCATATGCCAGTCCCACGACGGCTGGCGGCTGGCGATGTCCGAGAGGTCGGGGCCCGTACGGCTCGTGCCGAGGAGGTGCGGGTCATCGTAGAGGTAGTCGCCCGCCTTGGTCGGACGAGGGGCCCACCCGCGCGCGATATCTGCGCCGAAGTTCTCGGGGCGGATCTGCTGGCTGTGGCAGTAGATGCAGCCGTCGCGGATATACACCGCCCGCCCTTGTGCTTCCTCAAAGGTGTAGTCCGAGGTCCCGGGTGTCGGCTCGATGTCGAAAAGCTGCAGGCCGGGCAGCAACGACAGCCCGGTGTAGCTCATCAGGACGGCCGCGATGACGCCGACAAACAGGACGATGGAGCGAGTCATGGGAGGTCAGGAGTGGGCTGGAGGCAAGAGGCAAGTAGCAAGGAAGAGGGCAAGCGACTGCTTCTTGTCACTTGACACGTGTCACTTGCTACTTGTAGCCGCAGGCTGCCGCCGCGCCAGCGGAAACAGCGTCGGGGCGTCGCGTTGGGGGCCGCCCTTGCGGATGTTCTCGAAGACGAGGTAGGCGAAGATGATGTGGCCGATCGTCATCAGCGTGCCCGACACCGAGCGGATGAGGAGCCACAGCTTGGTCGACTCGACTACGGCGAGGAACGGGACGTTGGGGTTGAGCATCGCTAGACCTTGGATGACGCCGCCTACGGTGAGCGCGACCACGTAGGCGCCGATGCCCATGCCGACGAGCCAGAAGTGCGCGGCGATGAGCTTCGAGGAGCGCCACTCCCAGCCTGTCAGGCGCGGGAGGATGTAGTAGAGCGCCCCGAACATGATCATCGTCGCGAAGGCGTAGACGCCGAGGTGCGAGTGCGCGATCGTGTAGTGCGTGAAGTGCGTCACCTCCTGCCAGCCACGCAGCGACTGCAGCGAGCCTTGGATCGAAACCGACGTGTAGCTCATCGCGCCGAAGACGACGAAGCGCAGCGTCGGGCTCGCCATCACGCGCCGAAAGCGCCCCACGATGGTCATGTGGTGGTTGAGCGCCACCACCACCACCGGAATGATCATCATCACGCTGAAGACGATGCCCGTCGTGACGACCCACTGCGGCGGCGGCCCGCCGACGAGGTGGTGCGCCCCCGCCCAGTTGTAGAACAGCGCGAGCGTCCAGAAGCCGATGATCGAGAGGTGGTAGCTGTAGACCGGCCGCCCCGTCACCTTGGGAATGAAGTAGTACGCCGCCGCGAGCGCAGCGGGCGTGAGCCACAGCCCGAGGATGTTGTGCGCGAACCACCAGTTGGCTGTCGCGTGCGGCACGCCCGAATAGACCGGCAGCAGGAAGGTGACGAGCAGGATCGGCGTCCACAGTAGCGACGCCCCGATATACCAGATCGACACGTAGAGGTGCTGCACGCGCCGGCGCGCCAGCGTCCGGAAGAGCGCGACGTTGTTGAGCAGGAAGCCTGCGATGATGATCAGGTAGGCGACGACAGGGAACTCGACCCACTCGATCGAGCGCGCGAAGCCCGCAAGCAGCCCGATGGTCCCGATCACCATGCCGACGTTCCACAGCACGCACCCGACGAGCATGAGCCCACCGTTTCGCAACGGCGTCTTGAGCAGACGGCACCACAGCCACGTCCCCACCCCGATGCCGACCATCGAGAGCCAGCCGAAGATGACCGTCTGGAGGTGCGCCGGACGCAGCCGCCCGAACGTCAGCCACGCGTCTTCGACGAGCCAGTCGGGGAAGTTGAACTTGAACGACGCCAGCAGCGCGAAAATCGACCCGACGAGCAGCCAGAACACGGCCGAACCGACGTAGGCCAGCACCGGCCACTTCACCGAGCGGTCCACGTCGGAGCGCCAGCCGGGCGGCGGCTCCGGGTAGGTCGAAGGCCCGAACGCAGAACGGCGTGGCACCCCGCCACCATCCCCGCCGGGTGGCGGCACCGTCGCGAACGTCTGGTCCTGCGGCTGCCCGACCGGCTCGTCCTCGTCGAAGATGACGTAGGCCCCCGCCTTCACGTTGCGGTATTGCCCCCGCTTGTCCGACCACATCAGGATGAACACCGAAACCGCCATCCCGATCAGGAGGACCATCACGATGATGATGAGCGAGGAATAGACCATGCAGGAATTCGAGGCAGAAAGGGAGATGGTCGCCCGACCTCGGACGAGCGCCCGAGAGGTCAACCAGGCATGCTATGTGACTGCCGGACGGGTCCACACGATGACGCTGGAGGCGTCTTCTTCAGGCAGAGCGTTGCGCTCAGCGCGCTCGCGGAGCACGCCAAAGGCGAGCACGGTCGTCCAGACCGCAATGCCGATGAACACGGCCAGGATCACGCTCGTGACGAAGACCTCGACGTTGCGCTGGCCCTGCGAGGACGACTGCGCGGGAGAAGACATGACGGGGAAGGGCGCGAAGCACCCCTGAGCATGGGGTACTTCAGAGAAAGAAGTGGGCGACGTGCACGCACAACATACGGTGTCTGCCGCGCCGGTTCGATAGCCGAGCCGTCAGGATGGTTCCCATGATTCTCACATAGCCTGATCGAGTCAGATGTGCCCGAAGGACCGCCCGCGGATGCTCAGAACCCCGCTTCATACGTGCGCGGCAGGCTCGCGTCGGTGAGCACGACGAAGTCACCAAGGCCAGCATGCGCTTCAGGGTCGAAGGCGTCTAGATCGCCGGCGGGCACCATCGTCACGATGAGCACGCGGTCGTCAGGGCGGAGCCGGGCCAGGTGCTCAGGGATGCCGAGGCCGCCCTCGCTGTGGAACGAGCCCGTGACGTGCAGCACCACCGCGTCCGGCTGTGCCGCACGGTGTTGGGCAATGGCGTCGGCCATGCCAACATCGCGGAGGTTCTGCGCAGCCAGCATCCCATCGAGGCTCGGCATGCCGGAGCTCTGCGCTGTATGGGAACTCGCCGCGGAGCTGTCAGCGCTCGAACCGCCGCCGTGCCCCATCATGCTCCCCATGAGCGCGAGAAACTTGTCGGCGAGGGCTTTCGAGGCTGGGACCACTGGCGTTGGTAGGAAGGCCCGCGCCTGGAGCGGTAGCTGAGCCAGCGCCCCCACGCCGCGCTGGCTCACCAGCCGGACGTAGCGCGCGGGTGCGTTCGCGGCGAGCACGGGCTGTCCGTTCGCCCTGGCATGCTCCACGAGCAGGCGATAATCAGAATCGTAGTTCGACCATGGCCGTGCCGCCGCTAGGAAATCCCGCTCGCGGATGAGCCCCGCCAGGTACTCGTCAAGGACCAGTTGCACGTCCTGCTCGAACATCTCCAGCGACAGCGCGACGGGACGCTCACCCTCAGTCGTTGCGCGGAGCAGGTCGAGTTGCAGCGCATGCGCCACGGGGTCGTTGTGCTGCTCGCCGAGGAAGACCACGTCGGCGCCGACGAACGCTGCGGTGAGACTGTCGAAGCTAGCAGGCCCCCCGTCGGCCGTGTAGATGCGAAAGGTCGATGGTTCAGCAGCTTCGGGTATCTGGGCGAGGGCAGGCACGGCGGCGAGGGCGAACGCAAGGACGAGGAGGGAGCGCATAGCGAGGCGATGTGTAGGAAGAGCACCAGCAAGCTACGTGCAGGGCAGAACCGCTGCCCTGGGCACGACGTCCCGTAGGTGCTCCGTTCTCGGACCGCCCACCCGCTCGTCCACCGACGCCTATCGCCTCGCCATGCGCCGCCTCGCACTCCTCCCCCTGCTCTTCTCGCTCGTCCTCGCTACTGCAGCCCAGGCCCAGCCCCTCCCCACTGCGACGCTTGAGGGGCGCGTCACCGACCGAGACCGGGAGCCGATCCCCGGCGCAAGCGTCTTCCTCGCGCAGACGCAGCGCGGCACCATCACCGACCGCGACGGCCGCTACCGGCTCACGCGCGTCCCGCTCGGCGCCCACCGCCTTGTCGCCTCCAGCGCGGGCTTTGAGACGGCCACGGAAGACCTGGTCCTCCGTCGCGAAGGCCGAACCCAGACCGTCAACTTCCGGCTGCGCGGCCTCGAACTCGGCGAGGTCGTCGTGGAAGCGGAGCGCGACGAGAAGTGGCAGGAGCGCTACGAGCGCTTCGAGCGCCGCTTCGTCGGGGAGACAGCCAACGCCGCCGAGACGGAGATCCTGAACCCGTTCGTCCTCGACTTCGAGCAGCGACTCACGACCCTAACGGCCACAGCCCGCGAGCCCCTCGTGATCGAAAACCGCGCACTCGGCTACCGGGTCTACTACAGCCTCACGGCTTTCGAGGCCGAGCCCAACCGCAACTTCTTCACCGGCGAGCCGCTCTTCGAAGAGCTCGAACCGGCCGACGACGCTGAGGCTATCCGCTGGGCCGCCAACCGACGCAAGGCCTACCTCGGATCGCCGCGTCACTTCCTGCGCAGCCTCGTGGCAAGCATCGCCAACGAGCAACCGGAGCAGGTCGACGAGACGGGCTATAGCCTCTACATCGTGCCCAACCAGGGCGGTCCCGGCGGGGCCTTCGGTAGCCCGTTTGGCGGGCGCCGCGGCGGCCGGGCGGAGCGGGTCGAGGTCACGCCGAGCGACCTCTTGGAGGAAACGCGTCGCGAGGGCGAGTACAAGCTCTCGTTCGTGGGGCTGATGGAGGTGATCTACCGGAACGAGCCCGAGGCCCCCGGCTTCCTGCAACGCGAGTGGGCGCGCGAGCAGCGCGGCCTGCGCGACGTGCAGACCTCGCAGTTTCGCTTCCCGATCCCCAACGACCGAGCGATGCTCGACCGCTTCGGCCGCGAGCTAGATCCGCGCTCGATCACGCTCTCGGGCTACATGGCCTATGAGCGCTTCGCGGAGGACCTCCCCCGCGAGTATGGCCTCGCCGAGAGCGGCTTACCCGGCGCCGAGGAAGCGGCCCAACTTTTCGAAGAGCAGCGACTCGAAGCGCAGCGGGAGCGGGCTGCCCGCGAGGCTGAAGCCGCCCCGACCGACTCTCCTGAAGCCTCGATGGAGGGCGATGGGATAGACGAGGCAACCGAGGACAACGCGGAGGGCGAGTAGACGCAGCTCCTCGCCCCGCCTCAGCCATTCAGCAGGGCGTTGATCTCAGCGTAACCCGGCTTCTTTGGCTCACACGCGTCTTCGTCCCAGTCGGCCTCTGCCATGCCTGTAGCGGCCTCGCGGGCGATCTCATTGCCTACGTCGGGGTCGGCACCTGCTGCGAGTAGTCGTTGGACGACGTCTGGGTTCGCCCCATAGACGGCGGCTACAAGCGACGTTGCCCCGTACACATTCACTGCAGCCAGGTCGGCCCCAGCATCAAAGAGGACTGCCACGACCGCGTCCTGCCCCGCTTCGGTGGCATTGTGTAGCGGCCTCGTCGGTGTCGAGTCGGTTGCTGTGAGCCAGCAGCTTACGCGTCGATCACGTCGGCGCCGTTCGAGACGATCGCGCTCTCAGCGAAGAAGTAGCGGCCCTCCTTGATGCCGTTTGCAGCCGAGTCGGAACCGTGCACGGCGTTCTCGCCGATGGAGGTGGCGAACCGTTTGCGGATGGTACCCTCGGCGGCTTCGGCGGGGTTGGTCGCGCCGATGACCTCGCGCCATTTCGCCACGGCATCGTCGCGCTCCAGCACGAGCGGGACGCACGGGGCGCTCGACATGAACGTGGTCAGCTCCTCGAAGAACGGTCGCCCGTCGTGGACGGCGTAGAAGCCCTCGGCCTCACGCTTCGTGAGGTGGACGAGCTTCATCGCGCGAACGGCGAAGCCTTCGGCGAGGATGCGGTCGAGGATCTTGCCAGCGTGCCCGGCGGCAACGGCGTCGGGCTTGATGATGGCGAGGGTGCGTTCCATGGGACGAGGCGGTATGAGTTGCGGGGGATACTGTCATCCTCAAAATCCGCTGTTCTCCGGGACTCCTGCGCGAAGCCAAAGCGAATTAGCCGCCGCACAGGGCGTCTGCATGTCGCTTCGGCTCCGCGCGCTACGCCTCAGGAGCGGCCTGGCGGGCCGGAGCCTCGGGGAACGCCCCTCCTGCGTTCCGGGCGAGCGCTGCCGGACCCGCGCAGGCCATGGAAATCGTCTTGTAAATGTTGGACATCCAGACTGCGCGGCGCAGCACTCTACGCCCCGTTTACCCGGAATGTGCCCATTCTATCTCACAACCGTAATCCGCGCCGCCACTGTGGACTGCGCATCGGTTGCACGAAGCACATACACGCCCCCAGCCAGGGCGTCTGTGTCGAGGGCGACTGTGACGCTCTCTCCGGCATTGGGCGTGGCATCGTAGAGCGTCCGTACCTGGCGCCCGAGCGTGTCGTAGAGCTCAACGAGCACGGGCGCCGTCGTAGCCGCCGTGAAGCGAACGGTTGCTGTGCCCGTGGTAGGGTTCGGGTAGGGCGTGTCCAGGGTCAGGACATCGGGTACCGCCCGTGCGGCACCGCCCGGCGGCGCTGCCGTCGTGTCGAAGGCGACAACGAGTGGCGCTGCGCCTAGGTCGAGCGTCCAGGCGGAGCCGCTCGCGGCGGGCACCGTGGCCGTCTCGCCGGTCGCCGAGACGCCGTCGAGGGTCCACGCGCTGTCCGGGACGGCATTGACCGACAGCCCGGTCGCCACCGTCGTGTTGTCGTCGCCACCGATCGGTCGCCAGGCGATGAGGTGCGTAGGGGTGCCGTCGGCCTCACCGAGGAGGTAGGCGTAGGCTGTGTCGTCTTCGCGCACGATATCGACGAGGTGTCGGTCGCCGAGTGTGGCCTGGAACGCTTGCAGCGCGACGTAGGCACGCTTCGGCGCGAAGCCCGTCGCCGACGATCCGGTGAGGCCCGAGCGGGTGAAGAGTGTGCCGCCCGGCGTGTTGGCATAGAAATACCACGTCAACACTTCCGCCCCCTCGCGCGCCAGGATGATGGCGCCGCGAACGCCGTAGCGCGCCTGGGCTACCTCCGAGACGCATTCGCCGAAGGTGCAACTCTCGCCGACGCCGCCCGA containing:
- a CDS encoding cbb3-type cytochrome c oxidase subunit I; amino-acid sequence: MVYSSLIIIVMVLLIGMAVSVFILMWSDKRGQYRNVKAGAYVIFDEDEPVGQPQDQTFATVPPPGGDGGGVPRRSAFGPSTYPEPPPGWRSDVDRSVKWPVLAYVGSAVFWLLVGSIFALLASFKFNFPDWLVEDAWLTFGRLRPAHLQTVIFGWLSMVGIGVGTWLWCRLLKTPLRNGGLMLVGCVLWNVGMVIGTIGLLAGFARSIEWVEFPVVAYLIIIAGFLLNNVALFRTLARRRVQHLYVSIWYIGASLLWTPILLVTFLLPVYSGVPHATANWWFAHNILGLWLTPAALAAAYYFIPKVTGRPVYSYHLSIIGFWTLALFYNWAGAHHLVGGPPPQWVVTTGIVFSVMMIIPVVVVALNHHMTIVGRFRRVMASPTLRFVVFGAMSYTSVSIQGSLQSLRGWQEVTHFTHYTIAHSHLGVYAFATMIMFGALYYILPRLTGWEWRSSKLIAAHFWLVGMGIGAYVVALTVGGVIQGLAMLNPNVPFLAVVESTKLWLLIRSVSGTLMTIGHIIFAYLVFENIRKGGPQRDAPTLFPLARRQPAATSSK
- a CDS encoding ChaN family lipoprotein; translated protein: MRSLLVLAFALAAVPALAQIPEAAEPSTFRIYTADGGPASFDSLTAAFVGADVVFLGEQHNDPVAHALQLDLLRATTEGERPVALSLEMFEQDVQLVLDEYLAGLIRERDFLAAARPWSNYDSDYRLLVEHARANGQPVLAANAPARYVRLVSQRGVGALAQLPLQARAFLPTPVVPASKALADKFLALMGSMMGHGGGSSADSSAASSHTAQSSGMPSLDGMLAAQNLRDVGMADAIAQHRAAQPDAVVLHVTGSFHSEGGLGIPEHLARLRPDDRVLIVTMVPAGDLDAFDPEAHAGLGDFVVLTDASLPRTYEAGF
- a CDS encoding cytochrome c, producing the protein MPDQDVPLGPDAPAPLRREIDLPDEGGEAPPMWLWLVVFGVTTFAIFYLGRNIGDFSTSPWGQGDVVVVEEAAPVEPDGEALYLSRCSNCHQADGGGVAGVFPPVDGARWVTDSKPVIIRILLHGMNGEMVVRGETYNGNMPAWGQLSDADLAAIMTHERTSWSNSASPITPEEVAAVRTETAGRTAQWNAAELEPFFDAQIEGVAPAANPAATDTSVVAVLVE
- a CDS encoding cbb3-type cytochrome c oxidase subunit II gives rise to the protein MTRSIVLFVGVIAAVLMSYTGLSLLPGLQLFDIEPTPGTSDYTFEEAQGRAVYIRDGCIYCHSQQIRPENFGADIARGWAPRPTKAGDYLYDDPHLLGTSRTGPDLSDIASRQPSWDWHMAHFYNPRAVSPGSVMPAYPFYFDVVEPGAVLASQRIVPLPAEYAPPDGKVVVAKEEVEHLYAYLMALRVEPLNAE
- a CDS encoding carboxypeptidase-like regulatory domain-containing protein; amino-acid sequence: MRRLALLPLLFSLVLATAAQAQPLPTATLEGRVTDRDREPIPGASVFLAQTQRGTITDRDGRYRLTRVPLGAHRLVASSAGFETATEDLVLRREGRTQTVNFRLRGLELGEVVVEAERDEKWQERYERFERRFVGETANAAETEILNPFVLDFEQRLTTLTATAREPLVIENRALGYRVYYSLTAFEAEPNRNFFTGEPLFEELEPADDAEAIRWAANRRKAYLGSPRHFLRSLVASIANEQPEQVDETGYSLYIVPNQGGPGGAFGSPFGGRRGGRAERVEVTPSDLLEETRREGEYKLSFVGLMEVIYRNEPEAPGFLQREWAREQRGLRDVQTSQFRFPIPNDRAMLDRFGRELDPRSITLSGYMAYERFAEDLPREYGLAESGLPGAEEAAQLFEEQRLEAQRERAAREAEAAPTDSPEASMEGDGIDEATEDNAEGE
- the ndk gene encoding nucleoside-diphosphate kinase; the protein is MERTLAIIKPDAVAAGHAGKILDRILAEGFAVRAMKLVHLTKREAEGFYAVHDGRPFFEELTTFMSSAPCVPLVLERDDAVAKWREVIGATNPAEAAEGTIRKRFATSIGENAVHGSDSAANGIKEGRYFFAESAIVSNGADVIDA
- a CDS encoding glucose-6-phosphate isomerase; its protein translation is MLVYDRSGFSSFIDDGQQSRLRDQALAAHQTTLDGSGAGSNMLGWRSMLRPPNANLIGRIQRLATEIREKADVLVCVGIGGSYLGAEAVNQALGTYFPTDGPGVIFAGHHISPEYHQELLAHLQGKSVYVNVISKSGTTLEPMLAFRFLRQFMEDTFRDHASRIIATTDASKGQLRMLADQKGYRTFVIPDDVGGRFSVLTPVGLLPIAVAGHDIAALMDGAAAQLVDLANAEANEAIAYALDRYILHEAGYRTEILAVFEPKLRGIGAWWQQLFGESEGKEHKGLFPVSVQYSTDLHSLGQYVQEGQRTLVETFLLVQNQDATLTVPEIDGNFDKLNYLAGKDYSAVNRAAYEGTQKAHTDGGVPNCTVAMNRLDARHLGALLYFFEHAVSVSGYLLSVNPFNQPGVEAYKQEMFRRLGRP
- a CDS encoding heavy metal translocating P-type ATPase — encoded protein: MNPCDHCGLPVGAAPVASADGTRAYCCYGCRMVDEVLGSDAVHSPALAESEAQRRLRWRVAAGALAAMFAMALSLAISTGYGFAALRTLDSGIGPAHIALLAAVAPILALLGGPLVNAAWSDLRRGQLSLHTLFVLGVGSAVAVSAVSYVRGGGPVYLETAAMLLVLYTLGRYFEARTKHEATRVLRGLLDVPRGPFLRVRDDGTVEEVQAAAFVVGDSLRLRAGEVAPVDGVVTAGQAYVSEQTWTGEAQPVVRSLGDGLYAGAAPLDGALTLRVTAIAEDRRLARVERLLRDALAKPVAVVAQTDRAMRWLIPAVLVFALATFGGWFVAVGFEAALYASLSVVLIACPCALGLAVPLALMVALREAARRGVLLGSGQALLDLADVRAVAFDKTGTLSAMDAAAVEVLVAQPVFAGGNGEPAPLDAGAVLSLAAGLEAAVRHPLAAPVLAHAETQGVTLSSVADARTVPGVGVVGTVETLFGPQPVGIGNESLLEMLGVTAHPLDDDAARVEAEGGAPLVVVEGDAVVGLVVLREEAQPHAAEAVVALQGQGLPVAVLTGDSGAAARRFTAGLSEQDGADVVTHARLTPESKLDALRSLQREHGAVLMVGDGVNDAAALAAANVGLAVGSGAEVSIDAADGVLYNPDLRNVPALLALSRRTRRTIRQNLGWTFGYNAVGLGLAVAGLLHPLVAVAIMAVSSVFVVANALRLRSPESIA